One part of the Phycisphaeraceae bacterium genome encodes these proteins:
- a CDS encoding ParB/RepB/Spo0J family partition protein, translating into MQANQSSHSQASVTVPLSKLVANLRNPRRVKPEREAHRKLVASIRAHGLLEPLVVRPENGHFRVIAGNRRLEALRAVYQDETVSIPCVVRKVEAEEAEELSLTENFTREGMHPLDEAEAFARMASVDRQGVNAIAAHFGVSEAYIRQRMKLAGLCRTVKDAYRANQIDTATAEAFAAVPEARQMEVWKETDGRPRHAQHVRNLIEDRWIDAKHALFDVDSLPAEAVSTDLFRDCVLIERKAFMQAQAAALTRERETLIEDGWKEVIVGERAEVQDRLYSMSEPEPRFTQAERARLDKLAEKREKIEIGEDDADDDKASAELDALDQEEDEIVREAQGRYDEETKCRATAFLVLSPDGRVERHYRVPRIGKDERRNGTAGGGGKPEAPPPPPTANDLSDRQAAAVRHHEAIAVRQAVRTAPAIVRKRLLVLALHDKVTSDAIALRREANGTTLHAGASETFKSDVFAALRKERDAIDPFKKDRIVYEEDAYKRLCKLNEKALDELLVVLLADCLTGHGQRETALLGMLATELKVAVRDHWTPDAEWLSGYQKIQLADLVGTLGGKARGSAALSRKKSALVEELAALFSQARTQPKGFEDKTLAERVNAWTPKRDAD; encoded by the coding sequence ATGCAGGCCAATCAATCGAGCCACAGTCAGGCGAGCGTAACCGTCCCGTTGTCCAAGCTGGTGGCCAACCTCCGGAACCCCAGGCGGGTCAAGCCGGAGCGGGAGGCTCACCGGAAACTGGTCGCCTCCATCCGGGCCCACGGGCTGCTGGAGCCGCTGGTGGTCCGGCCGGAGAACGGGCACTTCCGGGTGATCGCGGGGAACCGGAGGCTGGAGGCGCTCCGGGCGGTGTACCAGGATGAGACAGTGTCCATCCCGTGCGTCGTGCGAAAGGTCGAGGCTGAGGAGGCCGAGGAACTCAGTCTCACCGAGAACTTCACCCGCGAGGGGATGCACCCCTTGGACGAGGCCGAGGCGTTCGCACGGATGGCCAGCGTCGACCGCCAGGGAGTCAACGCGATCGCGGCCCACTTCGGAGTGAGCGAGGCGTACATCCGGCAGCGGATGAAGCTGGCCGGGCTGTGCCGCACGGTGAAGGACGCGTACCGGGCGAACCAGATCGACACCGCGACGGCCGAGGCGTTCGCGGCGGTGCCCGAGGCGAGGCAGATGGAGGTGTGGAAGGAGACGGATGGACGGCCGAGGCACGCCCAGCACGTCCGCAACCTGATCGAGGACCGGTGGATCGACGCCAAGCACGCTCTGTTCGACGTGGACTCGCTCCCGGCGGAGGCGGTCAGCACCGACCTGTTCCGCGACTGTGTCCTGATCGAGCGGAAGGCGTTCATGCAGGCCCAGGCCGCGGCGTTGACCAGGGAGCGGGAGACGCTGATCGAGGACGGATGGAAGGAGGTCATCGTTGGCGAGCGGGCCGAGGTGCAGGACCGGCTGTACTCCATGAGCGAGCCGGAGCCGAGGTTCACCCAGGCCGAGCGGGCGAGGCTCGACAAGCTGGCCGAGAAGCGGGAGAAGATCGAGATCGGCGAAGATGACGCGGACGACGACAAGGCATCGGCCGAGTTGGACGCGCTCGACCAGGAGGAGGATGAGATCGTCCGCGAGGCCCAGGGACGGTACGACGAAGAGACCAAGTGCCGGGCGACGGCGTTCCTCGTGCTTTCGCCGGACGGCCGGGTCGAGCGGCACTACCGGGTGCCGAGGATCGGCAAGGACGAGCGGCGGAACGGGACGGCGGGCGGTGGCGGGAAGCCGGAGGCCCCGCCCCCTCCCCCCACGGCCAACGACCTGTCGGACCGGCAGGCCGCAGCGGTTCGGCATCACGAGGCGATCGCGGTGCGGCAGGCGGTCCGGACGGCCCCGGCCATCGTCCGCAAGCGGCTGCTCGTGCTGGCCCTCCACGACAAGGTGACCAGCGATGCGATCGCGCTCCGCCGCGAGGCCAACGGGACCACTCTCCACGCCGGGGCGTCGGAGACGTTCAAGTCCGACGTGTTCGCCGCGCTCCGCAAGGAGCGGGACGCGATCGACCCGTTCAAGAAGGACAGGATCGTGTACGAGGAGGACGCGTACAAGCGGCTGTGCAAGCTGAACGAGAAGGCGTTGGACGAGCTTCTCGTGGTGCTGTTAGCCGACTGCCTGACCGGGCACGGCCAGCGGGAGACGGCCCTGCTCGGCATGCTGGCGACGGAGTTGAAGGTCGCGGTCCGCGATCACTGGACGCCGGATGCCGAGTGGCTGTCGGGGTACCAGAAGATCCAGCTTGCCGACCTGGTCGGGACGCTGGGAGGAAAGGCCCGCGGATCGGCCGCCCTGAGCCGCAAGAAGTCGGCGCTGGTCGAGGAGTTGGCCGCACTGTTCAGCCAGGCCAGGACCCAACCCAAGGGGTTTGAGGACAAGACGCTGGCGGAGCGGGTCAACGCCTGGACTCCGAAACGTGATGCAGACTGA